In Silvanigrella paludirubra, the following are encoded in one genomic region:
- a CDS encoding TylF/MycF/NovP-related O-methyltransferase yields MSSNNLIIIKKKPILIKFISLFKKPRNEIKNILKNNILHYINTIILSKPHLLDFSISYQPDSQIYYKSYPDFPILFKKFTQYNKINNGGDTPRLWAFILNINQIIEENIEGDFAELGVWRGNTASVLAHIASKYNKKVYLFDTYEGFDVRDLKNIDSQASQSDFSDTSLSLVKNVIGENIKNCEFIKGYFPESIQDKHKSIKYSVVSLDCDLYEPMKKGLDFFYPLLSKGGLLLLHDYSSKCWSGAKLAIDEFCKENNQFVILMPDKSGSAFIRKSQ; encoded by the coding sequence ATGTCTAGTAACAATTTAATCATAATTAAAAAAAAACCTATATTAATAAAATTCATTTCTTTATTTAAAAAACCTCGGAATGAAATTAAAAATATATTAAAAAATAATATCCTTCATTATATAAATACAATTATCCTTTCTAAGCCTCATCTTTTAGATTTTTCCATTTCTTACCAACCCGACAGTCAAATTTATTATAAATCTTATCCTGACTTTCCTATATTATTTAAAAAATTTACTCAGTATAATAAAATAAATAATGGAGGTGACACCCCAAGATTATGGGCATTTATTTTAAATATTAATCAAATTATAGAAGAAAATATTGAAGGTGATTTCGCAGAATTAGGTGTTTGGAGAGGAAATACAGCATCTGTACTCGCACATATAGCATCAAAATATAATAAAAAAGTATATTTATTTGATACATATGAAGGATTCGATGTCCGTGATTTAAAAAATATAGATTCTCAAGCGAGTCAAAGTGATTTTAGCGACACATCATTAAGTCTTGTCAAAAATGTGATTGGTGAAAACATAAAAAACTGTGAGTTTATTAAAGGTTACTTTCCCGAATCTATTCAAGACAAACATAAATCAATAAAATACTCTGTAGTTAGTTTAGATTGTGATTTATACGAGCCAATGAAAAAAGGACTTGATTTTTTTTACCCTTTATTATCAAAAGGAGGACTTCTTTTATTACATGACTACTCCAGCAAATGTTGGTCAGGAGCTAAATTGGCTATTGACGAATTTTGTAAAGAAAATAACCAATTTGTTATTTTAATGCCTGATAAATCTGGAAGCGCTTTTATACGTAAGTCTCAGTGA